Part of the Paludisphaera borealis genome, GACGACGTCAAGGCCTTGATCCGCGCCGGCGATCCGGTCGCCGAGCGCGCGCTGCAATCGGTCTGCGAATACCTGGCGATCGCCATCGCGGCGGCCGTCAACCTCTGGAACCCCGCCACCCTGTTCGTCCACGGCCGCCTGTTCGACGTCCGCGACGGCCTGTTCGAGACCATCTGCGACCTCGCCCGCAAGCGGACGCTCCCCCCCTCGCTCGCCGATTGCCAGATCCTCCGGGCGCGCTGGACCAAGCGGCACGGCGCCGTCGCCTGCGCCATCCACCACCTGTTCGACGCCCACGGCCCCGACCGATCGTGACCCCCCGACCTCCAGACGCCCCGTCGCCCAACGTCGGAGCCGAACTCGCGCGTCCTCGTCCGGCACGTATTGACGTGCGGCTTATTCTTGAGATAGGCTTCGTAGAGGCGAAGTCCTAATTGCTTAGGATGTCGCCGACGCCCTCCCGCCCGCGCCGATCCACTCTTCCCGGCCGCGCTTTGTCTCGGGGCTGAGATCGTTTTTTTTATTGATTCGATGGATGTATCGACCGCGTCGTCGCGGTCATGAGCCTGGGGCGGCCCGCGCCGAGGACGGCGGGGTTGAGGTAGGAAGCTGTTTGCGCTCTGGGCGGCGACGCGATCCATGGGGAGTTCGCATGAAGAAGCAGCGTGGATTCACACTGATTGAGTTATTGGTGGTGATCGCCATCATCGCGGTGCTGATCGCACTCTTGCTGCCGGCGGTGCAGGCGGCGCGCGAGGCGGCCCGCCGGGCGCAGTGCATCAACAATCTGAAGCAGCTCGGGCTCGGCCTGCACAATTACATTTCGACCAATGAGGCGACGCCGTCCCAGAACATGCCGACGCTCGCCGCCGGCCTGGACAACTGGGGATTCAACTGGTACACGGCCATGCTGCCGCAGGTTGAGCAGCAGGCGCTGTTCAACGCCGCGAATTTCTCGACGGACCCCTGGTCGGCCGACAACACGACGGCCGCCTACACGCAGTTGGCCCTCTGGATGTGCCCGTCCGAGAGCCGGACCGAGCGGCTCTACTACAGTTATGCGATCGCGAACTACGTCGCCAACTACGGCGGGCCGGGCTGTATCTCGCCTTACTCGGGCGTGATCGTTCCGGCGGTGAATCTCACCACGGAAGTCGGCCCGTACCTCGGCCCGGTCGGGCCGATCCGGATGGCGTCGATCACCGACGGCACGTCGAACACCGCCGCGTTCAGCGAACGGCTGATCGGCATGCCCGGCAACGTGACGATCGCCCCCGGCTCGGTCGACTCCAAGCGGGGCGTCTACGTCCTCACCAGCTCGGGCGCCGCTCAGAACACCGGAGCGGCCGGGGCGATGAACTTCGTCACCCAGTGCCGCGCGATGTCCGGCGCCGCGCTGCCCGTCAACGGCAACGTGCTCGGCGAATACCAGTTCGTCGGCTACCCGGGGCACCAGGGACTCTCCAGCTACACCCACTATCTGCCCCCCAACACGGCGTCTTGCAAGAACCCCTCGAAC contains:
- a CDS encoding DUF1559 domain-containing protein: MKKQRGFTLIELLVVIAIIAVLIALLLPAVQAAREAARRAQCINNLKQLGLGLHNYISTNEATPSQNMPTLAAGLDNWGFNWYTAMLPQVEQQALFNAANFSTDPWSADNTTAAYTQLALWMCPSESRTERLYYSYAIANYVANYGGPGCISPYSGVIVPAVNLTTEVGPYLGPVGPIRMASITDGTSNTAAFSERLIGMPGNVTIAPGSVDSKRGVYVLTSSGAAQNTGAAGAMNFVTQCRAMSGAALPVNGNVLGEYQFVGYPGHQGLSSYTHYLPPNTASCKNPSNIEPAFLLVGPLSAASATSNHPGGVNTAFSDGSVRFIKDSVSLQAWWALGSRNGGEVISSDAY